Proteins encoded within one genomic window of Spiroplasma sabaudiense Ar-1343:
- the pyk gene encoding pyruvate kinase, giving the protein MKIYNLENKIKRTKIITTIGPSTHKKEDIKELFENGMNTIRLNFSHGNFEEHGERLKGVAEIRKEINKPISILLDTKGPEIRIGQMKDGKQEIKAGSEVTIYTNPQDFVSRQCSATELQMSYDMSKDVKVGDTVLVDDGKLTMHVTAVDSKKMIVKVKAFNHHLVKTNKRVNLPGVDFTLPFLAEKDYNDIKFGIEHNIDYIAASFVNSADNVNEIRKILVENKAGHIQIISKIESQLGIDNIDAIIDAGDGIMVARGDLGLEIPYYEVPYWEKQIIRKCREKGKIVIVATQMLESMTDNPAPTRAEVTDVYWATELGADATMLSGESAAGTYPFITTQTMATINKRAEIEFYEKLYYEKQLADARKNTTGPRAKIADQLAERSKTGDYEFAIVLSRTGELLKTISKFRPNVTILGVSADPKLYNAFGSWHSIFMNQCKDFDAISKNEAELSKIAKSWGAKVNEKVLVVRNEDISEIIVK; this is encoded by the coding sequence ATGAAGATTTATAATTTAGAAAATAAAATTAAACGTACCAAAATAATTACAACAATTGGACCAAGTACTCACAAAAAGGAAGACATTAAGGAGTTATTTGAGAACGGAATGAATACAATCCGTTTAAACTTCTCACATGGAAACTTTGAAGAACACGGAGAACGTCTAAAAGGAGTTGCAGAAATTCGCAAGGAAATCAACAAACCAATTTCAATTTTACTAGACACAAAAGGACCAGAAATTCGCATTGGACAAATGAAAGACGGCAAACAAGAAATTAAAGCTGGTAGTGAAGTTACAATTTATACTAACCCTCAAGACTTCGTGAGTCGTCAATGTTCAGCCACAGAACTACAAATGTCATATGACATGAGTAAAGATGTTAAGGTCGGAGATACAGTATTAGTTGATGATGGAAAACTAACAATGCATGTGACAGCTGTTGACAGCAAAAAAATGATCGTTAAAGTTAAAGCCTTTAACCACCACTTAGTAAAAACTAACAAACGTGTTAACTTACCAGGAGTTGATTTCACCCTACCATTTTTAGCAGAAAAAGATTACAACGATATTAAATTTGGAATTGAACACAATATTGATTATATCGCAGCAAGTTTTGTTAACTCTGCAGACAATGTTAATGAGATTCGCAAAATTTTAGTCGAAAATAAAGCCGGTCACATTCAAATTATTTCAAAAATTGAATCACAATTGGGAATTGATAATATTGATGCTATTATTGATGCTGGAGACGGAATTATGGTTGCTCGTGGAGACTTAGGACTAGAAATTCCTTATTACGAAGTTCCGTATTGAGAAAAACAAATTATTCGCAAATGTCGTGAAAAAGGAAAAATTGTTATTGTTGCTACTCAAATGCTAGAATCAATGACAGATAACCCAGCCCCAACTCGTGCTGAGGTTACTGATGTTTACTGAGCAACAGAGTTGGGAGCCGACGCAACAATGCTATCAGGAGAATCAGCAGCGGGAACTTACCCATTTATCACCACTCAAACAATGGCAACAATTAACAAACGTGCGGAAATTGAGTTTTATGAAAAACTTTACTATGAAAAACAATTAGCTGATGCGAGAAAAAACACAACAGGCCCACGTGCTAAAATTGCAGATCAGTTAGCAGAGCGATCAAAAACTGGAGATTATGAATTTGCAATTGTACTTTCACGAACAGGGGAGCTACTAAAAACTATTTCAAAATTCCGTCCCAATGTCACAATTTTGGGAGTTAGTGCTGATCCAAAATTATATAACGCGTTTGGATCATGACATTCAATTTTTATGAACCAATGTAAAGATTTTGATGCTATTTCAAAAAATGAAGCAGAGTTATCAAAAATTGCTAAGTCTTGAGGAGCGAAGGTTAACGAGAAAGTTCTTGTTGTTCGTAACGAAGATATTAGTGAAATTATTGTTAAATAG
- a CDS encoding FAD-dependent oxidoreductase, translated as MRVVVIGGAAMGMGVVAKLMRLDPTIEIVVFQKNDYVSLGACGIPYFIGNKFSDSNIMLARKVSDFENNKVKVFTNTIVEKIDFEKKQVFGKNNLRTIAENYDKLVIATGGTPITPDVISQKYENCYTVNSKEDAEEIKRALPLAKNIVIIGAGLIGLEVAENISHSTSAQISIIEKGQRPLANLFDSEFTDLIEDELQKNQVNLIKNSEVIEIKTIKNKISEVILKDNTKLKCDLLICSIGIRPNTDFLIGSELKLNNRNAIIIDKTGLTNLADVYSGGDCVQTFGRTYDNPTYTPLATVASKHATIVAENICGAKKEFSGTLNTAIVKVFALELARTGDNLQFLENNKVSYQEVFIKDKDHTNYLPGQENLYLKIYKDKQKNTLINAQMAGYNNAVLRIHSLISLIWTQTNLTSGINEIDLPYAPPFSRTKDIINIALGKIAEK; from the coding sequence ATGAGAGTTGTTGTAATTGGTGGTGCAGCAATGGGAATGGGTGTTGTTGCCAAACTAATGCGACTTGATCCAACCATTGAGATTGTGGTCTTTCAAAAAAATGACTATGTTTCTTTAGGGGCTTGTGGGATTCCATATTTTATTGGTAATAAATTTTCTGACTCAAATATCATGCTTGCAAGAAAAGTTAGTGACTTTGAAAATAACAAGGTTAAAGTTTTCACAAATACAATTGTTGAAAAAATTGATTTTGAAAAAAAACAAGTTTTTGGGAAAAATAATTTGCGAACAATTGCTGAAAATTATGATAAGTTAGTAATCGCAACTGGAGGAACACCAATCACTCCCGATGTTATTTCACAAAAATATGAAAACTGTTACACTGTTAACTCCAAAGAGGATGCTGAAGAAATTAAAAGAGCTTTACCACTAGCGAAAAACATCGTTATAATTGGGGCGGGTTTAATTGGTCTTGAAGTGGCTGAAAATATTTCACACTCTACTAGTGCTCAGATTTCAATTATTGAAAAAGGTCAGCGACCATTGGCGAATTTATTTGATTCTGAGTTTACTGATCTGATTGAGGACGAGTTACAAAAAAACCAAGTTAATTTAATAAAAAATAGCGAAGTAATAGAAATAAAAACAATTAAAAATAAAATTAGCGAAGTTATTTTAAAAGACAATACAAAGTTAAAATGCGACTTATTAATCTGTTCAATTGGGATTAGACCTAATACCGATTTCTTAATTGGAAGCGAACTAAAATTAAATAATCGCAATGCAATTATTATAGATAAAACCGGTTTAACTAATTTAGCTGATGTCTATTCTGGGGGAGATTGTGTTCAAACTTTTGGACGAACATATGACAATCCAACTTATACACCCCTAGCAACAGTTGCTTCAAAGCACGCCACAATTGTCGCAGAAAATATCTGTGGTGCCAAAAAAGAATTTTCAGGAACTTTAAATACAGCAATAGTTAAGGTTTTTGCTTTAGAACTAGCCCGAACCGGAGATAATTTACAGTTTTTAGAAAATAATAAAGTAAGTTATCAAGAAGTTTTTATCAAAGATAAAGACCATACCAACTATTTACCAGGGCAAGAAAATCTTTATCTAAAGATTTATAAAGATAAACAAAAAAACACTTTGATCAATGCCCAGATGGCAGGATATAATAATGCAGTTTTAAGAATTCATAGTCTAATTAGTTTAATTTGAACGCAGACAAATTTAACTTCAGGAATTAATGAAATTGATTTACCTTATGCTCCCCCATTTAGTCGAACCAAAGATATTATAAACATTGCCTTGGGCAAAATAGCAGAAAAATAG
- a CDS encoding dicarboxylate/amino acid:cation symporter: protein MINLLAGAQKENNLLRDFLAISTWQSFVSILLLFSIIIGFWFFLKYIKIKFVYRVLIGLGIGLVFGIVVQSIIGFPGGSWFTSGSGGWWAQTDAGNWMNLNNYFYLGDKIGDLEQVSGSRLFLWNQITSDAAGENFVFKDATGYASAVWKNEILWVNELSIWASLFKQVFINGILMLTIPVVFLAIFRVTSKPKVKGLGRITLKGVGILLLNVTIAFAITFWIGYALKVGKGLELDQQAQGTGSAVTKPIPQIIWEYVPSNFVAAFTTGLIIPVMVISALMGTSVKVLSKRQPEKMTNLRKAMDTGWDVIMSMLMTFMKIMPIAVISMILTSITTRPIGALKSIGLVLGIGYLSILIMMVLMTLSVMAFGVKIGPWWKSAWKPLVQGFATQSSNATLPISISTLKDEMKVNDNVVGVVAPLSTSMGLVACAGVQAGLVTSLLYTGSDNVAANYSLVAFFLMAWFTTVIASLGIAGVPGTSSVVTAGVLGGLGFGAYYASVYAIIGALDGLFDMGRTGANVIGGIQANTIVAASEGEFAPDSPLFSKARMNKLQERHRKIIEKDDLKEEKLKNQVLKRKASIELKAEAKKQKDALKHKEE, encoded by the coding sequence GTGATTAATTTACTAGCCGGTGCGCAAAAAGAAAATAACTTGTTAAGAGACTTTTTGGCAATTAGCACATGGCAATCATTTGTATCAATTTTATTATTATTTTCAATCATTATTGGTTTTTGATTTTTTCTAAAATACATTAAAATAAAATTCGTTTACCGTGTTTTAATTGGTTTGGGAATTGGATTAGTGTTTGGGATTGTTGTCCAATCAATTATTGGCTTTCCTGGTGGTAGCTGATTTACTTCGGGCAGTGGTGGGTGATGAGCCCAAACCGATGCGGGAAACTGAATGAATCTAAACAATTACTTCTATTTGGGAGATAAAATTGGTGATCTTGAACAAGTTTCAGGTTCAAGGTTATTCCTTTGAAACCAAATCACCTCAGATGCTGCTGGTGAAAATTTTGTCTTCAAGGACGCAACAGGATATGCTAGTGCGGTATGAAAAAACGAAATTCTTTGAGTTAATGAATTATCAATTTGAGCATCGTTGTTCAAACAAGTGTTTATTAATGGAATTTTAATGTTAACAATTCCGGTGGTATTTTTGGCAATCTTTAGAGTAACCTCAAAACCAAAAGTGAAAGGTTTAGGCCGCATTACTTTAAAAGGGGTTGGAATTTTACTACTTAATGTAACAATTGCTTTTGCAATCACTTTTTGAATTGGTTACGCTCTAAAAGTTGGAAAAGGTCTTGAGTTAGATCAACAAGCTCAAGGAACTGGATCGGCTGTCACCAAACCAATTCCCCAAATTATTTGGGAATATGTTCCAAGTAATTTTGTGGCAGCATTTACAACAGGATTAATAATTCCAGTTATGGTAATTTCTGCTCTAATGGGAACAAGTGTGAAAGTATTATCAAAACGCCAACCCGAAAAAATGACTAATCTACGTAAAGCAATGGACACAGGTTGAGATGTAATTATGTCAATGTTAATGACATTTATGAAAATTATGCCAATTGCAGTGATATCAATGATATTAACCTCAATTACTACAAGACCAATTGGAGCTTTAAAATCAATTGGTTTAGTTTTAGGAATTGGATACTTATCAATTCTAATCATGATGGTTTTAATGACATTATCGGTTATGGCCTTTGGGGTTAAAATCGGACCATGATGAAAATCAGCATGAAAACCACTAGTTCAAGGATTTGCAACCCAATCAAGTAATGCAACTTTACCGATCTCAATTTCAACTTTAAAAGATGAAATGAAGGTAAATGATAATGTTGTCGGAGTTGTAGCTCCACTATCAACTAGTATGGGACTTGTAGCTTGTGCTGGGGTCCAAGCTGGATTGGTAACCAGCCTACTTTACACTGGAAGCGACAATGTTGCTGCAAATTATAGTCTGGTTGCGTTCTTTTTAATGGCGTGATTTACAACAGTTATTGCTTCATTGGGAATTGCTGGTGTTCCAGGAACTTCTTCAGTGGTAACAGCTGGAGTATTGGGTGGCCTAGGATTTGGTGCTTATTATGCTTCTGTTTATGCAATTATTGGAGCCCTTGACGGATTATTTGATATGGGAAGAACCGGAGCCAATGTAATTGGGGGAATTCAAGCCAATACAATTGTTGCGGCTAGCGAAGGTGAATTTGCACCCGATTCCCCATTATTTAGCAAGGCAAGGATGAACAAGTTGCAAGAACGTCATCGAAAAATTATTGAAAAAGACGATCTCAAAGAAGAAAAATTAAAAAATCAGGTTCTAAAACGCAAGGCAAGTATTGAGTTAAAAGCTGAGGCAAAAAAGCAAAAAGACGCTCTTAAACACAAGGAAGAATAG
- the pyk gene encoding pyruvate kinase translates to MKIHDLSNKIKRTKIITTIGPSTHSKENLFKLYEVGMNTIRLNFSHADFTEHGERIEWIKTLRKEIKKPISILLDTKGPEIRIGKMKDGKQEIKAGSEVKIFTNPADFGKKECSATELQMSYDMSKDVKVGDTVLVDDGKLTMYVTAVDTKKMEVMAKAFNHHLVKTNKRVNLPGIDFTLPFLAEKDYNDIKFGIQQGVDYIAASFVNTADNVHEIRKILKDNKAEHIQIISKIESQIGIDNIDEIIDAGDGIMVARGDLGLEIPYYEVPYWEKQIIRKCREKGKIVIVATQMLESMTDNPAPTRAEVTDVYWATELGSDATMLSGESANGDYPFITVDTMATINKRAEVEFYGKLYYEKQLENARKNTSGPRAKIADKLAEKAKSGAYEFAIVLSKTGELLKTISKFRPNVTILGVSEDAKLYTAFGIWHSIFMNHTNNIDKIHADEKALAEIAKSWGAKIGEKVLVVRNEDIKEIIVK, encoded by the coding sequence ATGAAAATTCACGATTTAAGTAACAAAATTAAACGTACCAAAATTATTACAACAATTGGTCCAAGTACTCATTCAAAAGAGAACTTGTTTAAACTTTATGAAGTAGGGATGAACACAATTCGTTTAAACTTCTCACACGCTGACTTTACAGAGCACGGAGAAAGAATTGAATGAATCAAAACTTTACGTAAAGAAATTAAAAAACCAATTTCAATATTATTGGATACCAAAGGTCCTGAAATCCGTATCGGAAAAATGAAAGATGGTAAACAAGAAATTAAAGCCGGAAGCGAAGTAAAAATCTTTACAAATCCAGCTGACTTTGGTAAAAAAGAATGTTCAGCAACTGAATTGCAAATGTCATATGACATGAGTAAAGATGTAAAAGTTGGAGATACAGTTTTAGTTGATGATGGAAAATTAACAATGTATGTAACAGCAGTTGATACTAAAAAAATGGAAGTAATGGCAAAAGCATTTAACCACCACTTAGTAAAAACTAACAAACGTGTTAACTTACCAGGAATTGATTTCACTTTACCATTTTTAGCTGAAAAAGACTACAATGACATTAAATTTGGAATTCAACAAGGTGTTGATTATATTGCAGCAAGTTTTGTTAATACTGCTGACAACGTTCATGAAATTCGCAAAATCTTAAAAGATAACAAAGCTGAACACATTCAAATTATTTCAAAAATTGAATCTCAAATTGGAATTGATAATATTGATGAAATTATTGATGCTGGAGACGGAATTATGGTTGCTCGTGGAGATTTAGGACTAGAAATTCCTTACTACGAAGTTCCATATTGAGAAAAACAAATTATTCGTAAATGTCGTGAAAAAGGAAAAATTGTTATTGTTGCTACTCAAATGCTAGAATCAATGACAGATAACCCAGCTCCAACTCGTGCTGAGGTTACTGATGTTTACTGAGCTACAGAATTAGGATCGGATGCAACTATGTTATCTGGGGAATCAGCCAATGGTGATTACCCATTTATTACAGTTGACACAATGGCAACCATTAATAAACGTGCTGAAGTTGAGTTTTATGGAAAATTATACTATGAAAAACAACTTGAAAACGCTCGTAAAAACACTTCAGGTCCAAGAGCAAAAATCGCTGATAAATTAGCTGAAAAAGCTAAATCAGGAGCTTACGAATTTGCAATTGTTTTATCAAAAACTGGAGAATTATTGAAAACTATTTCAAAATTCCGTCCAAATGTTACTATTCTTGGAGTTAGTGAAGATGCAAAACTGTATACTGCTTTTGGAATTTGACACTCAATCTTTATGAATCACACAAACAACATTGATAAAATTCATGCTGATGAAAAAGCATTAGCAGAAATCGCTAAATCATGAGGCGCTAAAATTGGTGAAAAAGTTTTAGTTGTTCGTAATGAAGATATTAAAGAAATAATTGTAAAATAA
- the thrS gene encoding threonine--tRNA ligase — protein MKITLLDGSIREFSEPKSVKEIATSIATSLGKKAVGGIVDEYKIVPSDAVIYFDCQLEIITERHEQYLNVINHTAALVTALAIKELHPKVNIAEIFIEDDDEFALTFNLEPRLKIDSLAEITKQAEKIIKENITIEVETIEPKDFKKVAHDNPLLEELMKVNLCANGNALLFKIKDLYIISKFAALTSTGELKIAESQQLSGSYFLGSEKNKMLQRINGMGGVKAEDFKTRVAKKEERKANDHRKIGKDLEIFHLDQLIGQGLPIWLPNGTILKQEIKKYLMEKEWEYDFVQIETPVIGSSELYKTSGHWDHYRDDMFAPMTMGNEELVLKPMSCPHHVSVYRQQPRSYRDLPIRYAEHALQHRYESSGSLTGLERVRAMELTDSHIFVRPDQLKSEFKRCFNLITEVLRTFDIQIDYLSLSLRDPKDKEKYFPDDNMWNKAEAELEDTLKELNLVYKTMIGEAAFYGPKLDIQIRTALNHEITVSTLQLDFLLPEKFDLNYINPINEEERPIMIHRGLIGTYERFISVLLEQTKGVLPLWCSPKQIKIIPVNIENDLQYCEELKDLFKKEYLRTEIDLRDERLNYKIRDAQINKIPFQLVIGKNEAQNKTVTYRRYGSEEQITVSVADFLKLVKQEIVTKGIIV, from the coding sequence ATGAAAATTACATTATTAGATGGTTCAATTCGAGAATTTAGTGAACCTAAATCAGTTAAAGAAATTGCAACTTCAATTGCAACAAGCTTAGGTAAAAAAGCTGTTGGGGGAATTGTTGATGAATACAAAATTGTTCCAAGTGATGCGGTCATTTACTTTGATTGTCAATTAGAAATTATAACAGAACGTCATGAACAGTATTTGAATGTCATCAACCATACAGCTGCTTTGGTCACAGCGCTAGCAATTAAAGAGCTTCACCCCAAAGTAAATATTGCTGAAATTTTTATTGAAGATGATGATGAATTTGCTCTAACTTTTAATTTAGAACCTCGCTTGAAAATTGATTCACTTGCAGAAATTACAAAGCAAGCAGAAAAAATCATTAAGGAAAATATCACCATTGAAGTTGAAACCATTGAACCCAAAGACTTTAAAAAAGTTGCCCATGACAACCCCTTGTTAGAAGAATTAATGAAAGTAAATTTATGTGCCAACGGAAACGCACTTTTATTCAAAATTAAAGATTTATATATTATCAGTAAGTTCGCGGCTCTAACTAGCACAGGAGAATTGAAAATTGCTGAAAGTCAACAACTTTCAGGTAGTTACTTCTTAGGGAGCGAAAAAAATAAAATGCTACAAAGAATAAATGGGATGGGGGGAGTTAAAGCTGAAGATTTTAAAACAAGAGTTGCTAAAAAAGAAGAACGTAAAGCAAATGACCACCGAAAAATTGGTAAGGATTTAGAAATTTTTCACTTAGACCAATTAATCGGTCAAGGACTTCCGATTTGACTTCCAAATGGAACCATTTTAAAACAAGAAATTAAAAAGTATTTAATGGAAAAAGAATGGGAGTATGATTTTGTACAGATTGAAACCCCAGTTATTGGTTCAAGTGAACTTTACAAAACTTCAGGACACTGAGATCATTATCGCGATGATATGTTTGCTCCCATGACAATGGGAAACGAAGAACTGGTCTTAAAACCAATGAGTTGTCCACACCACGTTTCAGTATATCGTCAACAACCTCGTAGTTATCGTGATTTGCCAATTCGTTATGCAGAACACGCCTTACAACATCGCTATGAATCTTCGGGTAGTTTAACTGGTTTAGAACGTGTAAGAGCAATGGAATTAACAGATTCACATATTTTTGTCCGCCCAGATCAATTAAAAAGCGAATTTAAAAGATGTTTTAACTTAATTACTGAAGTTTTAAGAACTTTTGATATTCAAATTGATTACTTATCATTATCGCTTCGCGATCCCAAAGATAAGGAAAAATACTTCCCCGATGACAATATGTGAAATAAAGCTGAAGCCGAATTAGAAGATACTTTAAAAGAGTTAAACCTGGTTTACAAAACTATGATTGGTGAAGCCGCTTTTTATGGTCCTAAGCTAGATATTCAAATTCGTACCGCATTAAATCACGAAATCACTGTTTCCACCTTGCAATTAGACTTTCTATTGCCAGAAAAATTTGATTTAAATTATATTAACCCAATAAATGAAGAAGAGCGACCAATTATGATTCACCGTGGACTAATTGGAACTTATGAGCGTTTTATCTCGGTTTTACTAGAACAAACCAAAGGGGTTTTGCCGCTTTGATGTTCTCCCAAACAAATTAAAATCATTCCCGTAAACATTGAAAATGACTTACAATATTGTGAAGAATTAAAAGATCTTTTTAAAAAAGAGTACCTGAGAACAGAAATTGATTTACGTGACGAACGCTTAAATTATAAAATCCGCGATGCTCAAATAAATAAAATTCCATTTCAACTAGTTATTGGAAAAAATGAAGCCCAAAACAAAACTGTTACTTATCGTCGATATGGAAGCGAAGAACAAATAACAGTCAGTGTTGCAGATTTCTTAAAATTAGTTAAACAAGAAATTGTTACAAAAGGAATAATAGTTTAG
- a CDS encoding formate/nitrite transporter family protein, with amino-acid sequence MIKDEDIAYISKLNETIHDLEQIDYSALNVSHGFQTDGFLGGFTAVIKKIKYALHLQFLLGVLGGIIAASAYVAVVYSTKGMPSSLGWLKTILSGLIFPGGIIMITFLGGSLFTSHSMATLPVMLNAVDKKPFFKALFVTLLGNMTGALIVPIIFMGTGAFKDEAFYNAMTSTITHKMFQMGDVLEESVHSGLNTAPELKLWIIAIVSSLFSGILCNFLVSTTLPITFSSKYPMASVAVMFFSLSFFVISGYNHGPANFFFFWSWIVMYIQHPAGVEMFPWWGPLAFLVVNVIPALFGNWLGGGLIMPLILYSNNKDLTQLLVKKVILERAQVALKEVNGEVFMTSTGAAIDTQFLEDIKKERDRKALEKENEILKEITKKEIRKKELEEPDSDRNS; translated from the coding sequence ATGATTAAAGATGAAGATATTGCCTATATCTCAAAGCTAAATGAAACAATTCATGATTTAGAGCAAATTGACTATTCGGCATTGAATGTTTCTCATGGATTTCAAACCGATGGTTTTTTAGGTGGATTTACAGCAGTAATTAAAAAAATTAAATACGCCTTACATTTACAATTTTTATTAGGTGTCCTTGGAGGAATTATCGCTGCTTCAGCTTATGTGGCTGTTGTTTACAGTACTAAAGGAATGCCAAGCAGCTTAGGGTGATTAAAAACTATTCTGTCAGGACTAATTTTTCCGGGAGGAATTATTATGATCACCTTTTTGGGAGGATCGTTATTCACCTCTCATAGTATGGCGACATTACCAGTAATGTTAAATGCTGTGGATAAGAAACCATTTTTTAAAGCGTTATTTGTTACTTTATTAGGAAATATGACAGGGGCCTTGATTGTTCCAATTATTTTTATGGGAACCGGCGCTTTTAAGGATGAAGCATTTTATAATGCAATGACTTCAACAATCACCCATAAAATGTTCCAAATGGGAGATGTCCTAGAAGAGTCAGTTCACAGTGGCTTGAACACTGCTCCAGAATTAAAATTATGAATTATTGCCATTGTTTCATCACTATTTTCTGGAATTTTATGTAATTTTTTAGTATCAACAACATTACCAATCACGTTCTCTTCTAAATACCCAATGGCATCTGTTGCTGTTATGTTTTTTAGTTTAAGCTTTTTTGTAATCTCAGGTTATAATCACGGTCCAGCAAACTTCTTCTTTTTTTGAAGTTGGATTGTAATGTACATTCAACACCCAGCTGGGGTTGAGATGTTCCCCTGATGAGGCCCATTAGCTTTTCTAGTAGTTAATGTTATTCCAGCTTTATTTGGAAACTGATTGGGTGGAGGGTTGATTATGCCATTAATCCTTTACTCAAATAATAAAGATTTAACACAATTATTAGTTAAAAAGGTAATTTTAGAGCGCGCCCAAGTTGCTTTAAAAGAGGTTAATGGAGAAGTTTTTATGACTTCAACAGGAGCTGCTATTGATACACAATTTTTAGAAGATATTAAAAAAGAGCGCGATCGCAAAGCTCTAGAAAAAGAGAATGAAATTTTAAAAGAAATCACCAAAAAAGAAATTCGCAAAAAGGAATTAGAAGAACCTGATTCTGATAGAAATAGTTAG
- a CDS encoding formate/nitrite transporter family protein: protein MPDNKKLAKLKAKYEKQIAAYQNVDYSSLDVSHGFATDGVLGGFREVVTKIRYTFGLQFLLGILGGLLFSIAVVAGIYATKAVGDTEAQASRLWIRTMIMGMIIPGGVILMTFLGGTLFTRHCFATLPTMLGVTKKRILFKGMAAVLFGNFIGSLILGVIFVGTGAYKDNQFTTRLLEIANQNLFTVGDKIFPQFSATGDLNYSGIGGGIWVQTIFASLISGFLCGILASGTGVVTHADKNPLVGIVVTFFCVLYYVLSNYSHGPSNMFYFWSLLFMKWSHPETLTIFNELGPAVQNLSSGGGQLAPGMIEITDWSGVGLNFSMVFFACALLPSIVGNWIGGGIVMPGVYYVNNREYVQLLAGKMKLENSQEQLREIIAMTQGPVNQGLPTLESTNTLNEPKLNKDFESKFEVEEVFLKTKKPKKPKKSEK, encoded by the coding sequence ATGCCAGATAATAAAAAATTAGCAAAGTTAAAAGCTAAATACGAAAAACAAATCGCTGCTTATCAAAATGTTGATTACTCTTCGCTTGATGTTTCTCACGGTTTTGCCACAGATGGAGTTCTTGGGGGATTTCGTGAAGTTGTTACTAAAATTCGTTATACTTTTGGACTACAATTTCTATTAGGAATTTTGGGAGGTTTATTATTCTCAATTGCAGTTGTTGCAGGAATTTATGCCACCAAAGCAGTTGGTGATACTGAAGCCCAAGCAAGTCGTCTGTGAATCAGAACAATGATTATGGGAATGATTATTCCTGGAGGAGTTATTTTAATGACTTTTTTAGGAGGGACCCTATTTACAAGACACTGTTTTGCAACTCTGCCAACAATGCTTGGGGTAACAAAAAAGCGTATTCTTTTCAAGGGAATGGCAGCGGTTTTATTTGGTAACTTCATTGGTTCGTTAATTTTAGGAGTCATTTTTGTGGGAACAGGAGCTTATAAAGACAACCAGTTTACCACACGACTATTGGAAATAGCAAACCAAAACCTTTTTACAGTTGGAGATAAAATTTTTCCCCAGTTTTCAGCAACAGGAGATTTAAATTACTCAGGTATTGGTGGGGGAATTTGAGTGCAAACAATTTTTGCCTCACTAATTTCAGGATTTTTATGTGGGATTTTAGCTTCAGGAACTGGAGTTGTGACTCACGCTGATAAAAATCCACTTGTTGGAATTGTTGTAACATTCTTCTGTGTTCTGTATTATGTTTTATCAAATTACAGTCATGGACCAAGTAACATGTTTTACTTCTGAAGTCTTCTTTTTATGAAATGATCTCACCCTGAAACTTTAACAATTTTTAATGAATTAGGACCAGCAGTTCAAAATCTAAGTTCTGGGGGTGGGCAACTGGCTCCAGGAATGATAGAAATTACCGATTGAAGTGGAGTTGGCCTTAATTTCTCAATGGTTTTCTTTGCTTGTGCCTTGCTTCCTTCAATTGTGGGAAACTGAATCGGGGGAGGAATTGTAATGCCAGGAGTTTACTATGTTAACAATCGTGAGTATGTTCAATTGCTAGCTGGTAAAATGAAATTAGAAAATTCTCAAGAACAACTTCGTGAAATTATTGCAATGACCCAAGGACCAGTTAACCAAGGACTTCCAACTTTGGAGTCAACCAATACTCTCAATGAGCCCAAACTTAATAAGGACTTTGAAAGTAAATTTGAGGTTGAAGAGGTCTTTTTGAAAACTAAAAAGCCTAAAAAGCCTAAAAAATCAGAAAAATAA